One part of the Mycobacterium marinum genome encodes these proteins:
- a CDS encoding ABC transporter permease: MLFAALRDMQWRKRRLVIAIISTGIIFGMTLVMTGLANGFRVEAQHTVDSLGVDVFVVKAGAAGPFLGSIPFPDVDVARVAAEPGVVAAAPLASMGTIMKEGKSTRNVTAFGAPEHGPGMPEVSDGRAPSEPDEVAVSSTLNRHIDDTLQLGAHKLRIVGIVPNSTALAKIPNIFLTTEGLQRVAYNGQPMITSIGVDGSPRELPEGYQTYDREGAVNDLIRPLKVAVNSISIVAVLLWIVAVLIVGSVVYLSALERMRDFAVFKAIGTPTHSIMAGLALQALVVSLLAAVVGVVLSKLLAPLFPMIVAVPGGAYLALPVVAILIGLLASVAGLKRVMTVDPALAFGGP, translated from the coding sequence ATGCTCTTCGCGGCGTTGCGCGACATGCAATGGAGAAAGCGCCGCCTGGTCATTGCGATTATCAGCACCGGAATTATCTTCGGGATGACGCTCGTCATGACCGGGCTGGCAAATGGTTTCCGGGTGGAGGCGCAGCACACCGTCGATTCCCTCGGTGTCGACGTTTTCGTGGTCAAAGCCGGCGCGGCCGGGCCGTTTCTGGGCTCGATTCCATTTCCCGACGTTGACGTGGCGCGGGTGGCCGCCGAGCCCGGCGTCGTGGCCGCGGCGCCGCTGGCCAGCATGGGCACGATCATGAAGGAAGGCAAGTCAACCCGAAACGTCACGGCTTTCGGTGCACCGGAGCACGGACCGGGCATGCCCGAGGTATCGGACGGGCGAGCGCCGTCCGAGCCGGATGAGGTCGCGGTATCCAGCACGCTCAATCGGCATATCGATGACACCCTGCAGCTCGGAGCGCACAAGCTGCGGATTGTCGGAATCGTGCCCAACTCCACGGCGCTGGCCAAGATCCCCAACATTTTTCTGACCACCGAGGGCCTGCAGCGGGTGGCCTACAACGGGCAACCGATGATCACGTCGATCGGGGTCGACGGCTCGCCCCGAGAGCTTCCGGAGGGCTACCAGACCTACGATCGGGAGGGCGCGGTCAACGACCTGATACGTCCGCTGAAGGTCGCCGTGAATTCAATTTCGATCGTGGCGGTCTTGCTGTGGATTGTGGCGGTGCTGATCGTCGGATCGGTGGTGTATCTCTCCGCGCTGGAGCGCATGCGCGACTTTGCGGTGTTCAAGGCGATCGGCACGCCAACGCACTCGATCATGGCGGGACTGGCGTTGCAGGCGCTGGTCGTCTCGCTGCTTGCCGCTGTTGTGGGTGTCGTCCTGTCGAAACTGCTAGCTCCGTTGTTCCCGATGATCGTCGCGGTACCTGGCGGGGCCTATCTGGCGCTACCGGTGGTGGCAATCCTGATCGGCCTGCTGGCCAGCGTCGCCGGACTCAAGCGGGTGATGACCGTGGATCCCGCACTCGCGTTTGGAGGTCCTTAG
- a CDS encoding N-acyl-D-amino-acid deacylase family protein, translated as MFDLKIVGGTVVDGTGAARYRADIGIKDGKIVDVVRRGADDPGLGGASAETIDATGQVVAPGFVDIHTHYDGQVSWDSTLEPSSGHGVTTVVTGNCGVGFAPVRPGSEDWLIRLMEGVEDIPGTALTEGITWGWESYPQYLDTIGKQKFSIDVGSQIAHGSVRAYTMGERGARNEPATAEDIAAMGRLVTEAIEAGALGFSTSRTLAHRAMDGEPVPGTFAAEDELFGLGRAMAAGGQAVFELAPQGAAGEDIVGPRRELEWMRRLAGEIDRPVSFALIQVDADPNLWREQLELSASAHAAGSRLHPQIAARPFGMMIGFQGHHAFTHRPTYRRLKADCTRDELAQRLADPAVKAAILSEDDLPIDPNVLFDGMSAFVQYSLGRLYALGDPPDYEPTRDRTVAAIAQARGEDPLATLYDLMLESNASAMLMLPLFNYADGNCDAIREMMLHPAGVLGLSDGGAHCGMICDASYPTFLLTHWARDRKRGEKLPLEYVIRKQARDTAHLFGLTDRGTIEPGKKADLNVIDLEALRLHPAAMAYDLPAGGNRILQGASGYAATIVSGAVTRRGGVDTGARPGRLVRGAR; from the coding sequence ATGTTCGATTTGAAGATCGTCGGCGGCACCGTCGTTGACGGCACCGGGGCCGCACGCTACCGGGCCGACATCGGCATCAAGGACGGCAAGATCGTCGACGTCGTCCGGCGGGGCGCCGATGATCCCGGCCTGGGCGGTGCGTCCGCCGAAACTATCGACGCCACCGGTCAGGTGGTGGCCCCCGGCTTCGTCGATATCCACACGCACTACGACGGTCAGGTGAGTTGGGACAGCACTCTGGAGCCCTCCAGCGGGCACGGGGTGACGACCGTGGTCACCGGCAACTGTGGGGTGGGTTTCGCACCCGTTCGCCCCGGCAGCGAGGACTGGCTGATCAGGCTGATGGAGGGGGTCGAGGACATCCCCGGCACCGCGCTCACCGAGGGCATCACCTGGGGCTGGGAAAGCTACCCCCAATACCTCGACACGATCGGCAAGCAGAAGTTCTCCATCGACGTGGGGAGCCAGATCGCCCACGGCTCCGTGCGCGCATACACGATGGGTGAACGCGGCGCCCGTAATGAACCGGCCACCGCCGAAGACATCGCGGCGATGGGCCGGCTGGTCACCGAGGCGATCGAGGCCGGTGCGCTCGGGTTCTCGACCTCACGAACGCTGGCTCACCGCGCGATGGACGGCGAACCGGTGCCCGGAACCTTCGCCGCCGAGGACGAGCTATTCGGGCTGGGGCGCGCCATGGCCGCCGGCGGACAGGCCGTCTTCGAGCTCGCCCCGCAGGGCGCCGCGGGCGAGGACATCGTCGGGCCGAGAAGGGAACTGGAATGGATGCGGCGCCTGGCCGGTGAGATCGATCGACCCGTATCGTTCGCCCTGATCCAGGTGGACGCCGATCCCAACCTGTGGCGCGAGCAGCTGGAGCTCTCGGCCAGCGCGCACGCGGCGGGCAGCCGCCTGCACCCGCAGATCGCCGCGCGCCCGTTCGGGATGATGATCGGGTTCCAAGGTCACCACGCCTTCACCCACCGCCCGACCTACCGCCGGCTCAAGGCCGACTGCACCCGCGACGAGCTCGCGCAACGGCTGGCCGATCCCGCGGTGAAAGCCGCGATCCTGTCCGAGGACGACCTACCCATCGACCCGAACGTGTTGTTCGACGGCATGTCCGCCTTCGTTCAGTACTCGCTGGGACGCCTCTATGCGCTGGGCGATCCACCCGACTATGAACCCACCCGCGACCGCACCGTCGCCGCAATAGCCCAAGCCCGCGGCGAGGATCCGCTGGCGACCCTCTATGACCTGATGCTCGAATCGAACGCGAGCGCCATGCTGATGTTGCCGCTGTTCAATTACGCAGACGGCAACTGCGATGCGATCCGCGAAATGATGCTGCACCCGGCCGGCGTGCTGGGGCTCTCGGACGGCGGCGCTCACTGCGGCATGATCTGCGACGCCTCCTACCCCACCTTCTTGCTGACCCATTGGGCACGCGATCGTAAGCGGGGCGAGAAGTTGCCATTGGAATATGTGATCCGCAAGCAGGCCCGCGACACGGCCCACCTGTTCGGCCTCACCGACCGCGGCACCATCGAGCCCGGCAAGAAGGCCGATCTCAACGTCATCGACCTCGAAGCGCTGCGGCTGCATCCGGCCGCGATGGCCTACGACCTGCCCGCCGGCGGCAACCGGATATTGCAGGGCGCAAGCGGATACGCCGCCACAATCGTCAGCGGAGCGGTGACCCGCCGTGGCGGTGTCGACACCGGAGCCCGCCCCGGCCGCCTGGTGCGCGGAGCGCGTTAG
- a CDS encoding aromatic ring-hydroxylating oxygenase subunit alpha gives MSTAAGNPARTRDEDAIGVPPASPTLVPAQRYHSPAFAQLEIERMWPKVWQLACMLDHVAAPGDYFEYRCGPYSVLIVHDCDGVLRAFQNVCRHRGNSLCAGSGSGLRELKCGYHGWTWDLTGELRRVPNRKGFGSLHMPDFPLLPVRVETWEGLVFVSLDVTAMPLMDYLDPIPEDIAWCGLSDFRCYATLTVEVDANWKTIADGYSETYHIQTLHPELLRCVDDIHAPQQIWRHAGKSDQLYGVPSPRFEGTLSDQEVWDAYVYTQGALMGAAEGTPLPADERRPGQSVQDLIAARTRAFAATRGVDLEWADTDRITRLHQYNVFPNMTFLANADHLTIMCSRPQPEHFADPDKGEMVMFLMTRMPPDAPRNKPTDVRMAADQAEPGIVLTQDIRVLPGVQRGLHQPGFTHLVLSGEERRIINMHRNLERYLDLPEPERMSGGGLRPGPGAPRV, from the coding sequence ATGAGCACCGCCGCCGGCAATCCCGCCCGCACTCGCGACGAGGACGCGATTGGAGTTCCGCCGGCTTCCCCGACACTGGTGCCCGCGCAGCGCTACCACTCCCCCGCGTTCGCCCAGCTCGAAATCGAACGAATGTGGCCCAAGGTGTGGCAGCTCGCCTGCATGCTCGACCATGTCGCCGCGCCGGGCGACTACTTCGAGTACCGCTGCGGCCCCTATTCGGTACTGATCGTCCACGACTGCGACGGCGTGCTGCGCGCATTCCAGAATGTGTGTCGCCATCGGGGCAATTCGCTGTGCGCGGGCTCGGGTTCGGGCCTGCGTGAACTGAAGTGCGGCTACCACGGCTGGACCTGGGATCTGACCGGAGAACTGCGGCGAGTGCCCAATCGCAAGGGTTTCGGCTCGCTGCACATGCCCGACTTCCCGTTGCTGCCCGTGCGGGTCGAGACCTGGGAGGGCCTGGTCTTCGTCAGTCTCGACGTCACCGCGATGCCATTGATGGATTACCTGGACCCGATACCCGAAGACATCGCGTGGTGCGGGCTGAGTGATTTTCGCTGCTACGCCACGCTCACCGTGGAAGTCGACGCCAATTGGAAGACCATCGCTGACGGCTACAGCGAGACCTACCACATTCAGACATTGCATCCCGAATTGTTGCGCTGTGTCGACGATATTCACGCCCCACAACAGATCTGGAGGCACGCTGGGAAGTCGGACCAGCTCTACGGTGTGCCGAGCCCACGCTTCGAAGGCACCCTGAGCGACCAAGAGGTCTGGGACGCTTACGTTTACACACAGGGTGCGCTGATGGGCGCGGCCGAAGGCACGCCGTTGCCAGCCGACGAGCGCCGGCCCGGCCAGTCGGTTCAGGATCTCATTGCGGCACGCACCCGAGCCTTTGCCGCCACCCGCGGTGTCGACCTCGAGTGGGCCGACACCGATCGGATAACCCGACTGCATCAGTACAACGTGTTTCCCAACATGACGTTTCTGGCCAACGCGGACCACCTGACCATCATGTGCTCGCGGCCCCAGCCGGAGCACTTCGCCGATCCCGACAAGGGCGAGATGGTGATGTTTCTGATGACGCGGATGCCGCCGGACGCGCCGCGTAACAAGCCGACAGACGTCCGGATGGCCGCCGACCAGGCCGAGCCCGGGATCGTGCTCACTCAAGACATCCGCGTGCTCCCGGGTGTCCAGCGCGGCTTGCATCAGCCCGGCTTCACCCATCTGGTGCTGTCCGGCGAGGAACGGCGGATCATCAACATGCACCGCAACCTGGAGCGCTACCTCGATCTACCCGAACCCGAGCGGATGAGCGGGGGCGGACTTCGCCCCGGACCGGGGGCCCCGCGTGTGTGA
- the gcvP gene encoding aminomethyl-transferring glycine dehydrogenase, whose product MLATVGYPSLDDLIDAAVPARIRNTAPMALPAARTEQQVLTDLASMAERNTIRVSMIGQGYSPCVTPEVLRRNLIESPAWYTAYTPYQPEISQGRLEALLTFQTMIEDLTGLPLAGASLLDEATAVVEAMLLMRRSSKSPSARLLVDSDCFTQTLSVLRTRAAAVGIDIELVDIEKKLPEGDFFGIVLQAPGASGAVRHLGRLIATAKARGAMTTVAADLLSLTLLTPPGELGADIAVGSAQRFGVPLFFGGPHAGYMAVRSGLERALPGRLVGVSKDVNGAPAYRLALQTREQHIRRDKATSNICTAQALLANVAAMYAVYHGPEGLRDIASRVHAHAVSIAASLRHHGYTVAHDQFFDTVLVEVPGRAGELIARAESLGINLRRAGSDHVGISCDETTTTEVITLVLKAFDVERIAPSRSPLGSELLRTTPYLQHGVFHEHRSETAMMRFLRKLSDRDLALDRTMIPLGSCTMKLNSAVEMAPISWPEFAAIHPHAPIAQTTGYRELIADLERWLAEITGYDRVSLQPNAGSQGELAGLLAIHGYHASRGEQQRRICLIPQSAHGTNAASAVLAGMQVVVVATAADGSIDLADLRAKISTHSAELAAIMLTYPSTHGVYEPDVTTVCDLVHKAGGQVYIDGANLNALVGIARPGHFGGDVSHLNLHKTFCIPHGGGGPGVGPVAVRAHLAPFLPDDPHQDTSDSSVAAANYGSAGILPITWAYIALMGPDGLATATKSAVLSANYLAARLNDHYPVLYTGPHGLVAHECILDLRELTRRSGVTAEDVAKRLIDYGFHAPTLAFPVSGTLMVEPTESEDLAELDRFVDAMVAIRGEIDLVMWGEWPLEASPLRQAPHTAEMVCADTWDLPYPRSVAAFPAPWLVTDKYWPPVRRIDGVHGDRNLVCSCPSPAAFESTLPPKSASLQVL is encoded by the coding sequence ATGCTCGCCACGGTCGGCTACCCCAGCCTCGATGACCTCATCGATGCTGCCGTGCCGGCGCGGATCCGAAACACCGCGCCGATGGCCCTGCCCGCGGCTCGAACCGAACAGCAGGTGCTCACTGATCTGGCCTCGATGGCCGAACGCAACACGATCCGGGTGTCCATGATCGGCCAGGGCTACTCGCCGTGTGTGACACCAGAAGTGCTGCGCCGCAACCTCATCGAATCGCCGGCCTGGTACACGGCGTATACCCCTTATCAGCCCGAGATCTCGCAGGGCCGTCTCGAGGCGCTGCTGACCTTCCAGACCATGATCGAGGACCTCACCGGGCTGCCACTGGCCGGCGCGTCGTTGCTCGACGAGGCGACAGCGGTCGTGGAAGCGATGCTGCTGATGCGGCGGTCCAGCAAGAGCCCGTCTGCACGACTGTTGGTCGACAGCGACTGCTTCACCCAGACCCTGTCGGTGCTTCGGACCCGTGCGGCAGCGGTGGGCATCGACATCGAACTCGTTGACATCGAAAAGAAGCTGCCCGAGGGCGACTTCTTCGGCATCGTGCTGCAAGCACCCGGCGCCAGCGGCGCGGTACGGCACCTGGGCCGGTTGATCGCCACCGCGAAAGCCCGGGGCGCCATGACCACCGTCGCCGCGGACCTGCTGTCGCTGACCCTGTTGACCCCGCCAGGGGAACTCGGCGCCGACATCGCGGTGGGCTCGGCCCAGAGATTCGGTGTTCCGCTGTTCTTCGGCGGGCCCCACGCCGGGTACATGGCGGTCCGGAGCGGGCTGGAGCGGGCACTGCCGGGCCGGCTGGTCGGGGTGTCCAAGGACGTCAACGGCGCACCGGCCTACCGACTTGCCCTGCAGACGCGCGAACAGCACATCCGCCGCGACAAGGCCACCAGCAACATCTGCACCGCCCAGGCACTGCTGGCCAACGTCGCCGCGATGTACGCCGTCTATCACGGACCGGAGGGGCTGCGCGACATCGCTTCTCGAGTTCACGCCCATGCTGTGTCGATTGCGGCCAGCCTGCGCCACCACGGCTACACCGTGGCCCATGACCAGTTCTTCGACACCGTGCTGGTCGAAGTCCCAGGCCGCGCCGGCGAATTGATCGCACGCGCGGAAAGCCTCGGCATCAATCTGCGACGTGCGGGTTCTGACCATGTCGGAATCAGCTGCGACGAGACCACCACCACCGAGGTCATCACTTTGGTGCTCAAGGCCTTCGATGTCGAACGCATCGCGCCGAGCCGATCCCCCCTGGGCTCGGAGTTGCTCAGGACAACGCCCTACCTGCAGCACGGCGTATTCCACGAACACCGCTCCGAGACCGCCATGATGCGGTTCCTGCGCAAGCTCTCGGATCGCGACCTGGCCCTGGACCGCACCATGATCCCGCTGGGTTCGTGCACCATGAAGCTCAACTCCGCGGTCGAAATGGCCCCGATCAGCTGGCCAGAGTTCGCGGCCATCCACCCGCACGCCCCGATTGCGCAGACCACGGGATATCGGGAGCTGATCGCCGATCTCGAGCGCTGGCTGGCCGAGATCACCGGCTACGACCGCGTCTCGCTGCAGCCCAACGCGGGATCCCAGGGCGAACTCGCCGGCCTGCTCGCCATTCACGGCTACCACGCCAGCCGCGGCGAGCAGCAACGCCGAATCTGCCTGATTCCGCAGTCGGCTCATGGCACCAACGCGGCCTCGGCGGTGCTGGCCGGCATGCAGGTGGTCGTGGTGGCCACCGCCGCCGACGGCAGCATCGACCTAGCCGACCTGCGCGCCAAGATCAGCACCCATTCAGCGGAGCTGGCGGCCATCATGCTCACCTACCCGTCCACCCATGGTGTCTACGAGCCCGACGTCACCACCGTGTGCGATCTGGTGCACAAGGCGGGCGGCCAGGTGTACATCGACGGCGCCAACCTCAACGCGCTGGTGGGAATCGCGCGGCCGGGCCATTTCGGCGGCGACGTCTCACACCTGAACCTGCACAAGACATTCTGCATTCCGCACGGCGGGGGTGGACCCGGTGTGGGCCCGGTCGCGGTGCGGGCGCACCTGGCCCCGTTCCTGCCGGACGACCCGCACCAGGACACCAGTGACTCGTCGGTGGCGGCGGCGAACTACGGATCAGCCGGGATCTTGCCGATCACCTGGGCCTATATCGCTCTGATGGGTCCCGACGGCCTGGCCACGGCCACCAAGTCGGCCGTGCTGTCAGCCAACTACCTGGCCGCCAGGCTCAACGACCACTACCCGGTGCTCTACACCGGTCCACACGGATTGGTCGCCCACGAGTGCATTCTGGATCTGCGGGAATTGACCCGCCGCTCCGGAGTCACCGCAGAGGACGTCGCCAAGCGGCTCATCGACTACGGATTCCACGCCCCCACGCTGGCGTTTCCGGTAAGCGGCACGCTGATGGTGGAACCGACCGAGTCCGAAGATCTGGCCGAGCTCGACCGGTTCGTCGATGCGATGGTCGCCATCCGCGGCGAAATCGACCTGGTCATGTGGGGCGAGTGGCCCTTGGAGGCCAGCCCACTGCGCCAAGCCCCGCACACCGCCGAAATGGTGTGTGCAGATACCTGGGACCTGCCGTACCCGCGCAGTGTGGCCGCATTCCCGGCGCCCTGGCTGGTCACCGACAAGTACTGGCCTCCGGTGCGGCGCATCGATGGCGTACACGGCGATCGCAACCTGGTCTGCTCGTGCCCGTCGCCAGCGGCCTTCGAGTCGACGTTGCCGCCGAAATCCGCTTCACTTCAAGTACTTTGA
- a CDS encoding STAS domain-containing protein, producing MVEQSGDPTPPTVFGIEKSRVGEAVVVTVSGELDMLTAPRLAEMLRTSLIEVPATLIVDLSKVDFLASAGMTVLVSAKAQAVAPTRFAVVADGPATSRPIRLMGIDAMLPLYDALDDALNDISDS from the coding sequence ATGGTGGAACAATCTGGCGACCCAACGCCACCCACAGTATTCGGAATCGAAAAATCCCGGGTTGGCGAAGCGGTCGTAGTGACGGTGTCGGGGGAACTCGACATGCTGACCGCACCGCGGTTGGCCGAGATGCTCCGCACTTCGCTCATCGAGGTGCCCGCAACACTGATCGTTGACCTCTCGAAGGTCGATTTCCTGGCCTCAGCGGGGATGACCGTCCTGGTCAGCGCCAAGGCGCAGGCCGTGGCACCGACGCGATTCGCGGTGGTCGCGGACGGTCCGGCCACCAGCCGGCCGATCAGGCTGATGGGGATCGACGCCATGTTGCCCCTCTATGACGCACTGGACGACGCGCTCAACGACATCTCCGATAGCTGA